The window aattaaaatcctcCATCCTCCCCTTTCCTCAGCTAGGCAAAGCAGGGTACATTTCAACAGGAAGAACAAATGAATAAAGTTAGCAGGAACCTTTGTGTACCCAGAAATAATTGTTATTAATCCCTAATACGATAACACGATACTTTCTCATGCTCAAATATAGcacatagaaggaaaaaaaaaaaagagagagagattttcttaCCTTTACGTCTGAGAAGTAGGTTTTCAGCATATTGGAACTTGGGTACCGGGTGTAAAAGAACATGAGCTTGGCCTTTTTCAAGTGATTCGGTGACAAGCCTTCCTGCATGTAGGATTGAATTAGTGAAGGAAAATGCTTTTCTTGAAAAAGCTAGCGGTTTCCGAACATACAGAGCTGGAAAAGTGCCCCCTTAAATATTCTGCAGACTCTGAGATTACATGAGAATTATTAACATTTAAACTGCTGCACTGCTATTTTCTGTAAAATAGCTTAGTGAGGTATGTGAGGAAAGGTAACTTGAACACTGTATTTTGCAGTGTTCAAGTTCTGGTGCTGGGTCTCAGGAATTTTGCAAGTTTAGGGCTTGTGTACCATATGTACGTGCACTTGTTGCTACAGAAACAAATGCACGAAGCATGTGCTGCAGAAAACTTATCACaagctttttctccctctcctttgcaATTACAGCTAAAGTTTATTTTCTCCCAGTGTTGTGCAGCTTATACTAAATAAAGCTAATGCACACGAAACAATCGGAGGTGCTTTATCATTTTGAACAGTGCTTCACACTGGCAGTACATTTTACCTGCTTCATTAGCATCAATAAATTTTAACATCTTGAGTTAGTCCCTAATCCCGTTATTGCTTTGCTTCAATTGCCGCCctccaaatgaaagcaaaatttctAAAAGGCAGAGCCCCCTCTGCCCTTCAATCCCCCCACAACAAACTCGTCTTGTTCTGATTTACACAGCTAACTCCTCGGAGAACGAGGCTGTATTTGGGGCTAACCAATCAATAAATGTGGGCTAGCGGATCAATAAATGGCCACTTACCCTGTAAGGCAGCCTATTTATCCTGGAAACATCATTACCTTTTAGATCTGTAAACAGAAGCAACTAAAACAGTTCCCAAGGGAATGTGAAGCTAACCATAACAATCTAGGCTTTCTGATTTTCTCCCAGCTTCTTGGCTCTCTTTTGTGTACTGTGTGCTAGGACAGCTCTGGTCACATCTGTGCCGCAGGCTGGCCCTGCCATTTCCTCAGCAAATTAATGGCTTTATAATTTATCAGAAATGAAGATGCACGTGGAGAAAATcaacgtgccccccccccccccaaggtcaATTAAGGGTTCTTCCCAGAAGCTTCTCTAAGGACTGTTTCTCCTAAACACAATTGTTGAAAAATTCACCCATTTCACACCTTATGGCGGGGGGAAGGTCAAACAAGTTCACAGATACACTGCAGCCAAGGTGCCTCCACCTTACGGCCGGGAACACATCAGCACAGAACATCCCATTCTGGGTCTCGATATGGGAAATTCAGACAAATTTATACCAGCGGGCTACTGATTATTAGCTAGCTCTTTCAAGAGAATACCCTTTGCTCTAATTAGTGAAAGCTACTGAAACCTCCTCATTTATTCAGTTGCAAAATAAgaagattcatttttaaattgaaaaatgtgGCATTTAAAAAAAGCCATTGATAATATTAGCTGAAAAACCTCTTATTTTCTGGAAGTACATGGAAAACGGCTCAGCTGaacttgcattttgttttagaTGCTTAATGATTACAAAGAAGATAATTTATGACTGACATACTTCTTGTGCCAAGAGAAGAGTTGAAAGAACCTCCAGTTACCTCCATTAGACTGATAGAGAAGTCTAAAAGAGCATTACACTCTGCAGTGCCATCTGTCAAAATACGTAAGTGAAATAATAGTAGCAAGCTGTCACCTATTGCTTAGTGATAAGAGTTTTAGACAAACCAAAAGTTCTACACCAGAAATCCTTTTTGCTATGAGATTGTTGAAGGGAAGTGGGCGGTTGGAGGTGAACTTCAATAAGTAAaagtaaaaaaaccaaaaaaacctaagTCTCCTTAATTTGCAATTCCTCTGATGCTGACAACACGTTAATATCATGTTTAGCATATAGCATCTTTCAATGGAAGCTAAAAGATGTACTTAAACTTTCCAAAAAAGTGCTCATATTTGTTGGATTTAAGCATATTAGACAATTGTCTAAGTATTTTGATTCCTTTTTCCTGATTTAATTTGCATTtaggatttttaaatattttctgccaTAATGCCAGAGGATATTGATATTGAATGAAATATGTATTAAAAGATGTTCTAAGACTCAAATTCCAAGAAatccattttttattaaaattatactTGTTCTTAAGCAGTTGGTAGTCTTAAAGCAATATCAATAATGCAACAAATCTTTGTATCTTGATCCTAAGGTTAACGCTTTACTGTGATAAAAGATATGATCTGTAATAAACTATCAAAAAATAGTTAATGATAGACCTAAGAGCTAAGAATTAGCTAACCCATtgctatttcagaaaaaaactgaaCTGACCAATtgcttaatttcctttttaagtgCTTGGGCTGAAAAGCAACTGTTCTTCCAAGAAAGCACTAGCTGTTTCCAGGATACTTACACACGCACAATGACTCATGATGAAATAGATTCAGTAAACATACAGCTGTACTGAACACGAGCTAAGCCCCATTCAAGGCCAGGAAAGAAAACGAGCACAAATAAATATTAAGGAGGTAAAGGGAGGAGGGGTGCCGAATGGAACGCAAACAAGCTCTGTCCCAGCAGCTCATGTGGCTTGCCTCAATTCTCTTAGCTATAGCTTTGTGAAGACAGATGACATTCAATTCTATGGGTAATGCAAAATAGACAATAACTGCTGAAACTTGAGCCAGCTGccaggtgtaaaaaaaaaaaaaaaaaggaaaggaaaggaaagggggaaaaaaaaggagagaaagaaaagatgataaaTCCATAAATTAATGAAAGACATCTGCTCAGAACATAAAAGATCAGAGAAACAGTGTACAGCAGCTGAACCTAACGCAGTGTTCAAACAGTCTGAGCGTCTCCGTGTTGTGCGTTTACAAAGTACAACGTAGCCTCACCtaagacagcagcagcaaaaaggcAAAATGTAAGAAATGGGAAGTGAAAGACTGGGAATGAAACCTATGTTCACTCTCGTGTGGTTTAACTGGAGAGCTACAGAGGTACCATTGCACATGATTTGACTCACTTGCACTTTAATCCTACCAGGTAACTCtcctcttttccaaaaatatttttcagtggagATGATCTTTCACTTCTGTTACTCTCATCCCGAGCTTCCACAAATACCCTAATAGGCTTTTCTAGCCTATATGTGCatcaagcagaagaaaaagacctaAGAGAAGGCTATATCAGGCAAAAAATCAGCACTTGCGAAGCCAAGCTTCTCCTGAAGTTACACACTAGGTGCTTTTAATCGGCAAAGCTCCAAACTGCCATATTTCAGAGCATCTTCAAAAGCCTACAAAGAATGGGCTGGCTGGAAAGTATTCGTGCATCCCACAGGTTTTATCAACAGCACAGAGTTATCCAGCTTGCTGTAcaattgctttccttttttttttttttttaactttaattagTTTAATTCTAGTCAGATGTAATAACTCCTCATTTCAAAATGTTGTAATTCACTAATTATAGCTTTCACATATTGGGAGTATGAAACTCATTCCAGTTGGATTGAAACTccgcttaaaaataaataaattgtagaAAGTTTCACTAATGTTCTAAAGCCCTCCTGCCATGGAGAAAACACTAAACTTCTTCACCTTTACAGATGTCTTACCAGCACACAAACTACTGTTGTGCTTCAATTTTGATCTATGCAAATGTTTTGGGGCTGAACAAGGCTATTTTTCTTGAGATGCAAAGAGGAGGCATGACAAAGGAAGACCATGCAGAAAAACAATTGGCTGTCTGTTTCTTTTGGAATTTGAATAAAACTTATAATTTGATTAAACAGATTAGTTTGCAAAGATATAGACTGCATTCACGACCAAGACGCGAACTCATGCTGCAGGTGCCTCTTATCTTGTTTAGAAGCATACGCAAACATTAACCATTTCCTTCTGCAACTCAGCGAATACGAGAATGATCAGATGCATTTTACAtgtgttggtttaaaaaaaagaaaaagaaaaagaaaagaagacaagcTGGTTCGGTATTTTAGCCTACTACTAAAACCTGAACTTGGCTGTATCTGCTAGTCTTATGCTCTCATCCCGGCTGTATTGTCCAGGAAAACAGATGTTGCTTTCTGCAGTGAAGAAAAAGCTGCCTCTcaagaaatatatttcttatatATGCACATTCAACCACATAACATAAAAGGGCTGCAACAGACTCTACCACAAACAAACCAGCCTCCGTGCTGCACCTCTCCCTGGAAACTGCAGCTACCTGGGCAAATGAGCAGCTACCAGGAAAAGCCGTCCCCACAGCTGCACTGTATACCAGGGCACACGCCGTGTACGGATGCTATTTAAGAAATCTGTTCTCCCTAGCAGCTTCGTATCTAAAACCAGACCCAACTGCAGCCTGCAATTACTAGTGTCCAAGTGGGAAAGTCGGTGTGCTTTCACAACCGCAGGGGAAGAAGTGTTGCGTAGGGAAGGAGGAAAATGGACAGTACATATCACACTAACGCTCTGTTTTCCCCCCCGGCTACACTTGGAGCGGCCCCGGCTGCAGGGACACTCGCACCCCTGTGTCAGCAGCCCCAACAAGCTCCCTCGATGACCACGGTGAGGCAGAGCAATggagagggggagaagaagaGACCTTTGAAGGATGGAGAGGATCAGCTGCCGTTACAGAAATACTCCTAGTTTGTACACTTGTAATTTTTCAGCTCTTATCACTCCTCTCCCAGGAAGGGGAAATTACTTTTATACCAAAACAATTAATATACCACCGTACTGTTTGTTAGAAATGACATAATTACTCTGGCCTGAGTCTTGCCCTCAGCTGTCCCTCCTGCTGACCTCAAGACTGCTTCGGGAGCATCACCGTTTGCATTTCGATACGCAAGGAAGACCTTTGTTTCCAACCTCCAGAagcagccaccaacagcagcgaACGACACTGGCTTTGGACTGCCGCCCCTTTTTTGCCATAGGGCACAGCCTGCAAGGCTATGGCAAGCCAAGATTTCCCTCCCCCTGTCGGGGCCACGTCTGAGCTCTGCTGGGAAAGAGGTCCTTCAAACGCCACCTCCCCTACTCCTCGGCTCTCGAGGAGGCGAGCAACTGCGGAAGCAGCTTCCAAACGGGAACCCTTCCCTCTACACAAACCAGGCTGCAACACAGCAACATCCACATGGGCCTGCCCAAAACCGTGGCACCGCAGTTGTTTCTGGTTCAAAAGGTGACCACGGCTGTATCAACGACGCCCAGTGCCCACGTCCGCTCCAGCTGTCCCCGGGGGGCACGTCCCCCCCGACGGGGGGCTCCCGGGAGCGTGCGCCTGCCATGCCGGGCCTGGAgccctgccatccctctgctgcGGCGCCTGACCCACTCAGCGCTGCTATATAAAACCTGCTTTAATTAATCTAAAACAACCAAAGTTATTAATTGCCAAGGAGATACCCAGCAATGGGGCACAGCCTTGTGCATCTGCCTCCAAGCGATACCCCTGGAAAGGGGACAATTTCCTCATTACTACTCAGGGAGAGGTACAGTTATTCAGTTAAATTACTTTCATCAACTTGGAAATGAAATTAGCTACATCTAAAACGCTATGCTTCTGCTGTTGCTTTATGGAGGGGTCTTAGAGGAGGCATAAGATGTCAACCTACCCTTCGTTCAGAATCCTCAATTTTAGCATTGGGTATTTTGTTCACATTTAATACAACTGCacttggaagaaaaatcttttgaCCAAAAAAACACATTAGGGGAGAAGATGCAAGGAGTGGGAGGTGTTACTGctaaaaacgaaaaaaaaaaattagtactagtttccaggaaaaaaaaatactgaatatatCTAGATATGCCTAAATAAAAGCAGAgatgtattttttcccctaacaAAAGCCTGATATTGAGCTAAAAAGAGGGattttgttatatatatatattttttatagaGGGGGAAGCATTCTGTAAATTTAATACAGCTGAACTTTTATATTTAATTGTTCTCTCTAGCTTTCCAAAATAATTTGCTTTGTGTATGTTAGGACAAAAGATTTCTGTGTATGGCTGAACAGAGGTTAATCATGCATAGCAGGCAGCTGCACAAGGGCTGAGGAACAGACCTCTGGGTGGGGGGAAAGAACTTGATGCAGCTTGAATATATCAGTACCTGTATCTtttgtgctttattttgtttACTCACTCAAGGACTGAAGGCTTCCAAACAACCAAACATTTGTTCTGCGCGagctgcggcggcggcgacgggctGCAAAGCGGGTCGCGCCCCGGTGGGgctcggcggggagggggcggcgaggGAGAGGCTCCCGTGGCGGCAGAGCGCGGCCGGCGGTGGGGCACCCCGGGCCGGCGGGACCAGGAAACGGTGCCACACCTGGGCCCCGGGCCGGGCTCCTTCTCCCACCCGATGGTCtaaaaggttgggggggggggtcttttttaTTTGATTGGGGTTTTATTTGTCTGGGCGGGAGGGAGGGCGATCACCTTAAAAACTCTCTTTGCAAAGAGGTCAAGCAGGTGAAATGGGGCACGCAGCAGAATACTGTAGCTGAAGCAGCACTGCTAATTAATACCCGATATTTGATGTAGCCACTAGCCTTGCAGAGCTCCCTGCCTACTCCCGCTCCGAATGCTGTGCTAGCACCGCGCGCTTGGGCAAGCACCAGCACGTGGGGACGGCATGAAGTCCTCTCTTCCCGGCCACTACGCGCACCGCTAAGAGAAAGTGGAACGCGAGCCCCCACGATTTGGCCCCAGCACTGCAGCCAATTATcgtttttctttagaaaaggatATTGCACTTCCCGAGTAAGGTGAGATTTCAGACATGTCTTGAAGGTCGCCGCACTCGGACTTTATGAGCGACAAAGAGAGCCCTTCGGCGGCACTGGGCGGGTGTGCTGGTGAGCAAGGGTGGTGATTCATGTGGTGCGACGACATCTTGGTCCTCAGACTCGTGGTCTCCCGAGTCAAGTCTAGGGATTCGGGGGAGGCGCGCTCTTTGCCTGGGAAGGAGGCCGATGGGGCACCCAGCGGGCTCTGGAAGGGGTACGCCATgagggggagcgggaaggggtGGCGGAAGGAGGAGGTGGAGAAGCCCGCCGTGGCCGACAGCGGGGACTGGTGGAGGGAGGCGTGGTGGCCCCCAGGCGGCGGGGCAGAGGCAGATTGGTCGGACGAGTTTTTGCGGACAACGAGGGGCAGCGCCTCGGTTTGGTCGGTGGCGCCGGGCATCTGCACGCTGCCGAAGGTGTCGAGGGGGTTGGGGATGATGACGTCCCCGAAGCACTGCAGGCGCTGGTTGGCTGTGTGGAAGTTGTGGTTCTCCCCGTTCACTGCGAATCTGGCTTGCGGGATCTGGAGAGGTGGGAAGACCTGAGGAAGTTGGCGGGAGGGCTTAGATGAGAAAACTTTAACCACTGTGTCCACAACCTGTGACATGGCCGTATTCAGTTCCTGTTTCAGCGTCTCAGCCAAATGTTTGCCTTCGGGATGGAAAGAATTTGGCCCTTGCTCCTTTTCCTTGGGACCTTCTCTTTTAGGCTTATTCTCTGCGACTTCTTGCTCCCTGATGAGGGCACGGGCACGATCGATGAATTGCCCTGGGTCCAGCTCGCACATCTCGTTGTCTGACCGGCCAACGGAGTCGCCTGCCCTCACATCCATGGTTTCGGAGCGCATGCTGTCTTCAGACAGGTTACCATCTTCATCATTTTCAGAGTCAGTGCTGTCATAGATTTGGTAGAACTTCTCCTGCAGCTGGCGCAGCTGTTTCTGCAtgtcttccagctgctgcttcagctgtCTGCGCTCCTCGCGCTTCTGTTCTTTCCTCGCCGAAACCAGCTGCTGgaaactctgctgctgctgctgtggcagcttTTGCTTGCGTTTGTTTTCTCTGTAACTTTCTCGGGGACTCACAGACTGCGGAgctatttctctttcattttcattgcCCCTTAACGCCACGCTTGGGGAATGGCTCATACCCCGAATTATATTCTCAACCCGGGCGCGTTTAGCTCTCAGGTGCTCGTCACATAACCGATCCACATCAAACTGGCTCATAGTAGGCCTGCCAAAAGGGGAAAGACACTCTTGGGGGCTGTCTCTTGAAGAGTTGCTGCATACATCCTCCTGATGTACTTCTGAGCCTGTACTAGAGAGACCGCTGGCTTGGAAACTGGGCTCTGTGCCACCATTTTTGTTCATGTTATTTTTCAACAGCTGGGAAATTATGGTTGCTCCTGGAAAAGGCATCATGGCATCTTCATACGAGTTCGCCCTCTTCAGCAGCTTGCGGAGTACATTTGACTTTTCTCCATCTGCATGCTGCACCACTGAATACTCGACATCCTGCTCTGAACCTTGGGGATTCATGGCACTAAAAAACGTTGCTCTTGCCTTTGCAAAAAATGCAGATGCTGTCCCTACCGTCCTTTTCACTCCAATGTCAACTCTTCTTCTCTTGGTTTGCCTGCTtaagagggctgtgctgtcatggTCAGGCATCACTGGACTGTTATTGTGCCATCTTCAAAAGCTTGTCAGCTGGGCTCAGCTCAAGAATCCTGGGACCCTGGCCAACAGAACAAAAGGACTGATgaatcattttctttaaatttctccAAATTTCCTGACCTCAATCctgaataaaatgcaaaatgcatAGGCTCTGGGATTTATGGCACATTACAATTATTGCAATTTATTATGCACTCTgcttgaaatgaaacatttttaaatatttctgctccACTGGTTTAAGATGGattaagatttaaaaaagcaaaaactgctTAAGCACCAGTAATATGATTCTCTTGCACAAATGCCTAAAATGATACTGTTTATCTTCAGAAGAAAGAGTAGATTAGAAGAACACAGCCTCTGACAACCAATTGATTAAATTTAGGGCATTGAGATACATGTTACAAAAGAAGATGAAAGTACTCCTTATTTAAGATTTATTGTTAAAACAAGAAACTGTATaaaatttggattaaaaaaattcAATTGCAATGTAAAAAACTGTaattgtgggtttgttttttaaagagagatAAAAATGGTAAGTAATTATTCGAAGGTCAAAACAACAACTTTCACTTAATTTTAGGTAGGACAGGATACGTGAAAGGTGAAGAAAACATACGCGCATTTAGACTTAAATTGGGAAGAAAACCTCTCTTAAATCATTAGGAAAACATTTATTCAGTAAagcaaaaatgcattaaaatattttatggtcAGGATTATAATATTTACATAGATGTGATCAAATAAAGGCCAAAACATAGCTAGTTAACGTAGCCTCGCACGTAGCAGTGACTAGCCACAACAGTGTTTTAAATTCCCCATGcattccttcccttctcttaACTTATATCCTCTGAGTAAATCTCAGTGCTGAAGCAGGAAAATTTTGTATTTCATACACTAAAATATATGACATTAAATTTTTTGCATAGCAGAAACGAGGCATGTTCAGTGTCACATCTCTCTGTTTTAGAAAAATCTCCAAAAACAGTATCTCAAATGCCCAGTGAAGCCTTTCTTACATGTAATATTTTGAATACACAGTATCTTATTTCCTGTGACATGCAGAAAGACGAGAAAAAATatggaaagatgaaagaaagaacATCAATCAGCTGCGTGAGAAAGGAAGATACCTTCTCTTTATATGAACTCTCATTGTTTCCCAGGAACACAGCATAAAAAGATAACACACTTCCTTGCATTTTGTAAAAGGCTCTTGACATAATTTGTGACTTATTAACTAGTGATGCTAAACTCACATCGCACACAGAGCATTAGacattctttcctgtttcttaaaATTTAACACtgagtaaaattaaaacatttttcatgcGACGCTTATCTAATATTAAACTTTACATTTGCTTAGCAGAGCACAGTCTTCACAATAACAGGGTATATTGCCAAAGGCAGCATGCAGACTTTTTGGAATTGCTCCCATCTCTTTCGGTTCACCTGTAAAAACATCTACGTGCTCCCTAGGACTGCATCTGTGGCTAGTTTTAAAGAATGACTATCCATGCAAATAGGCATAATTTCAGCATGAAATAATCTGTAAAATCAAGACAGTAGTCAATGCTTAGTTTGCaaccaggagggaaaaaaaaaaaaaagcttttaatacTTAAAAACCTTATGTTTATTCTGCAGCCTTTGCCCACAGATCCTGGATGTACTAGAAGAATTTTCAGAGATTTGGTGTCAGAGACAGTTAGGCAAGGGACATGATGTTTGTTTACATTACTGGCTCCTTGCATACAGGAAAGCAAagaatgataaaaataaaaaaaagtcatgaattcAGATGGGAAATCCAGAGCCTTACGTTGTTATCAGGACACTGCCTGCAGAAATCACTCCTTATCAAGAAGCACATTAAGCAAGTGAAGTTTGGAGACCTAATGCTAATAACAAAATAACAAGGAGTTACATTGCAGGGGCCCAATTCCATCACCTGCACACTAGGTAGCATCACCCTCTGCAAGCAATTCCCCTGGCATCCAGGGCACCGCTCAAACAGCAAAACCCTGCTAGGGACCAGCGGCAGAATCAGGCCCTGCTGCAAAGTACGTGGTGTAAAAGACGGTCT is drawn from Apteryx mantelli isolate bAptMan1 chromosome 3, bAptMan1.hap1, whole genome shotgun sequence and contains these coding sequences:
- the PROX1 gene encoding prospero homeobox protein 1, whose product is MPDHDSTALLSRQTKRRRVDIGVKRTVGTASAFFAKARATFFSAMNPQGSEQDVEYSVVQHADGEKSNVLRKLLKRANSYEDAMMPFPGATIISQLLKNNMNKNGGTEPSFQASGLSSTGSEVHQEDVCSNSSRDSPQECLSPFGRPTMSQFDVDRLCDEHLRAKRARVENIIRGMSHSPSVALRGNENEREIAPQSVSPRESYRENKRKQKLPQQQQQSFQQLVSARKEQKREERRQLKQQLEDMQKQLRQLQEKFYQIYDSTDSENDEDGNLSEDSMRSETMDVRAGDSVGRSDNEMCELDPGQFIDRARALIREQEVAENKPKREGPKEKEQGPNSFHPEGKHLAETLKQELNTAMSQVVDTVVKVFSSKPSRQLPQVFPPLQIPQARFAVNGENHNFHTANQRLQCFGDVIIPNPLDTFGSVQMPGATDQTEALPLVVRKNSSDQSASAPPPGGHHASLHQSPLSATAGFSTSSFRHPFPLPLMAYPFQSPLGAPSASFPGKERASPESLDLTRETTSLRTKMSSHHMNHHPCSPAHPPSAAEGLSLSLIKSECGDLQDMSEISPYSGSAIYMQEGLSPNHLKKAKLMFFYTRYPSSNMLKTYFSDVKFNRCITSQLIKWFSNFREFYYIQMEKYARQAINDGVTSTEELSITRDCELYRALNMHYNKANDFEVPERFLEVAQITLREFFNAIIAGKDVDPSWKKAIYKVICKLDSEVPEIFKSPNCLQELLHE